In Streptomyces sclerotialus, the DNA window ATCAGGGCGGCGATCTGCGCGATGAGCGGGCCGCGGCGGGCCGGGAACCAGCGGGTGCCCAGCCGCAGCACGCTGATGAACGTCATCGCGTCACCGCAGCCCAGCAGCGCACGGGAGATCAGCGCCATGACGTACGAGCCGGAGAGCGCGAAGCCGAGCTGGCCGACGGTGTAGAGCGTGGCACCGAGGACCAGGACCTTCTTGGGACCCATCTTGTCGACCATCAGGCCGACGGGTATCTGCATGCCGGCGTAGACCAGCAGCTGCAGGATGGAGAAGGTCGACAGCGCCGAGGCGTTGATGTGGAAGCGCTCGGCCGCGTCCAGGCCCGCGACGCCGAGGCTGGTGCGGTAGATGATCGCGACGAAGTAGACGGCGACGCCGATGCCCCAGACCCAGACGGCCTTCCGGCCGCCGGGCGGGTCCCCGGGCAACGAGACGGGGGCGCTCTGTGCGGTACTCATCGCACGTCCCCCTGGGCCAGGTTCCGCACCCAGCTGACGTGGCGGTGCACGGCTGCGGTGGCCGCCTCCGGGTCATCGGCCCGCAGCGCCTCCAAAATCTCGGCGTGCTCGGCGATGTTCTTCGCGATCCGGTCCGGGTGCGCGTGCATCACCGCGACGCCCATCCGCAGCTGGCGGTCGCGGAGCTGTTCGTAGAGCCGGTCCAGGATCTGGTTGCCGGCGCTGCGCACGATCGCGGCGTGGAAGCAGCGGTCGGTGACCGACACGGCGGCCAGGTCACCGGCGGCCACCTGCGCCCGCATCGTCTCCAGCAGCGTCTCCAGCTCCTCGACGAGCGCGGCGGACGCGGGCACGGCCTTGCGCGCCGCGTGCTCCTCGACCAGCAGCCGGGTCTCCACGACGTCCGCGATCTCCTGCGCGGAGACCGGCAGGACCAGCGCGCCCTTCTTGGGGTAGAGCTTGATCAGCCCCTCGACCTCCAGCCGCAGCAGCGCCTCCCGTACCGGCGTCCGCGAGACGCCCACGGCCTCGGCGAGCTCGCCCTCGGTGAGCAGCATGCCGCCCTCGTAGCGGCGCTCCAGGACGGCTTGCTTGACGTGTGCGTACACCCGCTCGGCGGCGGGCGGCTGCTTGGCGGACTTCTCGGGTACTGGGGTCGGGGCTGATACTGATGACATGGGCACAGGATAGATACAACAGGTATGCGTCTGCGTCCTCGTCCATCATCCGGACGGACGTGGCGCCGGAGAGCAGCAAGGCTGCGTACGCCAACTACTCACACCCCACCTACGCTCCATGAGCAGAGCGCCACGACACCGTGTCCTTCCCGTGACGCCCGGTGATCGAGATGGGGTGCATCCCATGTCCGTCAAGAAGAACCTCACCGCCGACCGGACGGCACTCGCCCACAAGGTGCGTTACGCCCTCGGCCATCCCGGGCGGATACCCCCGTACGTCCGCCGAGCCGCACGGGACCGCTGGCTGGCCCTCCACCACCCCGACCACGTGAGCTACTACCGCGCGGTCATGGCGTCCGACACCCGGCGCGACCCCGAGGCGGCCGTCGGCAGCCGGAGCCACGGCCGCTGGCTCGCGCTCGGCCGGATGCAATTCGACTACCTGCGGGAACACGGCCTCACCCGGCAGTCCCGGATGCTCGACATCGGCTGCGGCAACCTCCGCGCCGGGTGGCGCTTCATCGAGTACCTCGACGCCGGGAACTACTACGGCATCGACATCTCGCCCGACATCCTCATCGCGGCGAAGCGGACGCTGACCGACCGGGGCCTCCAGGCGAAGCTCCCGCACCTGACCCTGACCGGTGACCTCACGCTGGACTTCCTGCCGGACGCCCACTTCGACGTCGTGCACGCGCACAGCGTCTTCTCGCACTCACCGGTCGAGGTCATCGACGAGTGCCTGGCGCACGTGGGGCGGGTGCTGGCCCCCGGCGGCTTCTTCGACTTCACCTTCGACCGCACCACCGGCGCCGAGCACCAAGTGCTCCGCGAGGACTTCTACTACCGCACCGAGACCCTCGTCGGCCTCGCCGCGCGGCACGGCCTGACAGCCCACTTCATGGACGACTGGGAGGCCCGCGGCCACGGCCAGTCCAAGCTCCGCGTCACCGCGGGCTGACCGCCCGGGCCGGGGCGCTACAGCCGGCCCGCCTCCGTGAGACGGCGGACGACCTGGCGGAACGCGGGAGCGCAGACCTCGAAGTCCTCGGCGTTGTGCCAGGCGACCTCGGCGATCTCGCGGCCCGGTACGGGGTCCACCGTGGCCGGGCCGCCCGTGAAACAGGTCATGTGCAGGCGGCGGCCGGCACGGCCGTGGGCGACGTCGTGGACGGTGAACGCCTCGGTCAGGTCCCCCGGCGCGAGCGTCACGCCGATCTCCTCGGCCAGCTCGCGGGAGAGCGCCTCCGCGGCCGTCTCGCCGGGCTCGTACTTGCCGCCGGGGAGGTAGAAGGTGTCGTTGCCGCGGGTGCGGACGCTCAGCAGGCGGCCGTCCCTGATGTGCAGCCAGGCGACGGACTGCAAGGGCGGAACCGCGTCGGCGGTGGCGTCAGCAGTGATCTGTGTATCGGTCATGACCACGACGGTAGGCAGGGCGGCGCGGCGACACCACTTCCTTTTCGCCTGCGCCGCCCTGCCCGGGCCGCTGACCTCGTACTACGCCCAGGTGATCAGGCGCTTGGGGCGCTCCAGCACCGCGGCGGTGTCCGCGAGCACCTTGGAGCCCAGCTCGCCGTCGACCAGCCGGTGGTCGAAGGAGAGCGCCAGCGTCGTCACCTGACGCGGCTTGACCTTGCCCTTGTGGACCCAGGGCTGTTCCTTGACCGCGCCGAAGGCGAGGATCGCGGATTCGCCGGGGTTCAGGATGGGCGTACCGGTGTCGACGCCGAAGACGCCGACGTTGGTGATGGTGACCGTCCCGCCCGCCATGTCCGCGGGGGAGGTCCTGCCCTCCCTGGCCGTGGCGACCAGCTCACCGAGGGACTCGGCGAGCTGCGGCAGCGTCTTGGCGCCGGCGTCCTTGATGTTCGGCACGATCAGGCCGCGCGGGGTGGCCGCCGCGATGCCCAGGTTCACGTAGTCCTTGCGGACGATCTCCTGGTTCTCCTCGTCCCAGGAGGCGTTGATCTCCGGGTGGCGCCTGATGGCGACCAGGAACGCCTTGGCGACGAGGAGCAGCGGGTTCACGCGGACGCCCGCCATGTCGGGGTCCTGCTTGAGCTCCTGCACGAGCTTCATCGTGCGGGTCACGTCGACGGTGATGAACTCCGTGACGTGCGGCGCGGTGAAGGCGGAGTGCACCATCGCCTGGGCGGTGGCCTTGCGTACGCCCTTGATCGGGACACGGGTCTCCCGGGCCGCGGTCACGGCCTCGGGGGCCGGCGCGGGCGCGGCCGGGGCCGGCGCCACGTCGAACTCCGGTACCGCCGCGGGCGCGGGCGCGGCCGCCGCGTGCACGTCCTCACGGGTGATGATCCCGTCGGGACCGCTCGGGACGACCGAAGCCAGGTCGATACCGAGGTCCTTGGCGAGCTTGCGGACGGGCGGCTTGGCCAGCGGCCGGCCGGCGGCCGCGGGCTCGGTGGCCGCGGTCGCCGCGGGCGTTTCACGTGAAACCGGCGCGGCGGCCGGCTCGGGCACGGCGCGGCCGTTCAGCTCCGCCTGGACGGCCGCCTGCGCGCCGTTCGCGGCGGCGGTGCCGGGCTGCGCCTTGCGCGCCCGCCGCTTCGTCGAGGACGGCGCGGCGCCGTAGCCGACGAGCACCGCCTTACGGCCCTCCTCGCCGCCCTCGGCCGCCTGCTCGGCGGCCTCCGGAGCGGCTGCCGGGGCTTCGGCGGGTCCCGCGCCCGGGTCGGTGTCCACGGCGATGATGACCGTGCCGACGTCGACCGTGGTGCCCTCGCCGAACCGCAGCTCGTGCACCACACCGTCGTACGGGATGGGGAGCTCGACGGCCGCCTTGGCGGTCTCGACCTCGCAGACGACCTGCCCGTCGGTGACGGTGTCACCCTCGGTGACGTACCACTTGAGGATCTCGGCCTCGGTGAGCCCCTCGCCCACGTCGGGCATCTTGAACTCGCGGAAGCGCTGATCGGTTGCAGTCATGCTCACGACTCTCCTCAAGCCCCTCAGTACGCCAGCGACCGGTCGACCGCGTCGAGCACCCGGTCCAGGTTCGGAAGGTACTCGTCCTCCAGCCGGGACGGCGGGTAGGGGGCGTGGTAGCCGCCCACCCGCAGCACCGGCGCCTCCAGGTGGTAGAAGCACCGCTCCGTGATGCGCGCCGCGATCTCCGCGCCGGAGCCGAGGAAGACCGGTGCCTCGTGCACGACGACCAGGCGGCGGGTCTTCTCGACCGAGGACTGGAGCGTGTCGAAGTCGATGGGGGAGAGGGAGCGCAGGTCGACGATCTCGATGGACCTGCCCTCCTCCTCGGCGACCTGGGCGACGTCCTGGCAGACCTTGACCATCGGACCGTACGCGGCGAGCGTCAGGTCGCTGCCCTCGCGGGCGACCCGGGCCTTGTGCAGCGGGTGCGGGATGGCCTCGGTGTCCAGCGCGGATTTGTCGTGGTAGCGCCGCTTGGGCTCGAAGTAGATGACCGGGTCGTTGCCGGCGATGGCCTGCTGAAGCATCCAGTAGGCGTCCGAGGAGTTCGAAGGTGTGATCACCTTCAGGCCCGCGACGTGCGCGAACAGCGTCTCGGGGGACTCGGAGTGGTGCTCGACCGCGCCGATCGCACCGCCGTAGGGGATGCGGATGACGATCGGCAGCTTGACCTTGCCGAGCGCGCGGGCGTGCATCTTGGCGAGCTGGGTGACGATCTGGTCGTACGCCGGGAAGACGAAACCGTCGAACTGGATCTCCACGACCGGGCGGTAGCCGCGCAGGGCCATGCCGATCGCGGTACCGACGATGCCGGACTCGGCGAGCGGGGTGTCGATCACCCGGTCCTCGCCGAAGTCCTTCTGCAGGCCGTCGGTGACGCGGAAGACGCCGCCGAGCTTGCCCACGTCCTCGCCCATGACGAGGACCTTGGGGTCGGCCTCCATGGCCGCACGGAGCGATTCGTTGATCGCCTTGGCGATCGTGATCTTCTCGAAGACAGCCATGTTCAGTTCTCCTCCGCGAACGCGGCCTGGTACGCGGCGAACTGGGCGCGCTCCTCGTCGACGAGCGCGTGCCCGTCGGCGTAGACGTGCTCGAACATCGCCATGTCGTCGGGGTTCGGCATGGTGCGGACCGCGTCGCGCACCCGCTTGCCGAGCGCCTCGTCCTCCTTCTCGACGGAGGCGAAGAACGCCTCGTCGGCGATCCCCTCGGCCTCGAGGTACCGGCGCAGCCGCAGGATCGGGTCCTTGGCCTCCCACGCCACCAGCTCGTCGTTGCCGCGGTAGCGCGTCGGGTCGTCGGAGGTGGTGTGGGCGCCCATGCGGTAGGTGTACGCCTCGACGAGCATCGGCCCCTGGCCGGTGCGGGCCCGGTCCAGGGCCGCCTTGGTGACGGCGAGGACGGCGAGCACGTCGTTGCCGTCGACCCGTACGCCCGGGAAGCCGTAGCCGCGGGCGCGCTGGAAGAGCGGCACCCGGGTCTGCTTCTCGGTCGGCTCGGAGATCGCCCACTGGTTGTTCTGGCAGAAGAACACCACGGGGGCGTTGTAGACGGCGGCGAAGGTGAAGGACTCCGCGACGTCACCCTGGCTGGACGCGCCGTCACCGAAATAGGCGATGACGGCG includes these proteins:
- a CDS encoding alpha-ketoacid dehydrogenase subunit beta, which gives rise to MAVFEKITIAKAINESLRAAMEADPKVLVMGEDVGKLGGVFRVTDGLQKDFGEDRVIDTPLAESGIVGTAIGMALRGYRPVVEIQFDGFVFPAYDQIVTQLAKMHARALGKVKLPIVIRIPYGGAIGAVEHHSESPETLFAHVAGLKVITPSNSSDAYWMLQQAIAGNDPVIYFEPKRRYHDKSALDTEAIPHPLHKARVAREGSDLTLAAYGPMVKVCQDVAQVAEEEGRSIEIVDLRSLSPIDFDTLQSSVEKTRRLVVVHEAPVFLGSGAEIAARITERCFYHLEAPVLRVGGYHAPYPPSRLEDEYLPNLDRVLDAVDRSLAY
- a CDS encoding GntR family transcriptional regulator, encoding MSSVSAPTPVPEKSAKQPPAAERVYAHVKQAVLERRYEGGMLLTEGELAEAVGVSRTPVREALLRLEVEGLIKLYPKKGALVLPVSAQEIADVVETRLLVEEHAARKAVPASAALVEELETLLETMRAQVAAGDLAAVSVTDRCFHAAIVRSAGNQILDRLYEQLRDRQLRMGVAVMHAHPDRIAKNIAEHAEILEALRADDPEAATAAVHRHVSWVRNLAQGDVR
- the pdhA gene encoding pyruvate dehydrogenase (acetyl-transferring) E1 component subunit alpha — encoded protein: MTVDSTAARKATRSSGKRTTAKKAPGGTAAKAKAGTKAGSKAAVGAPASAEHDPDQFVQLLTPEGERVEHPEYAIDLSADELRGLYRDMVLTRKFDAEATTLQRQGELGLWPSLLGQEAAQIGSGRALRDDDYVFPTYREHGVAWCRGVDPTNLLGMFRGVNHGGWDPNSNNFHLYTIVIGSQTLHATGYAMGVQKDGADSAVIAYFGDGASSQGDVAESFTFAAVYNAPVVFFCQNNQWAISEPTEKQTRVPLFQRARGYGFPGVRVDGNDVLAVLAVTKAALDRARTGQGPMLVEAYTYRMGAHTTSDDPTRYRGNDELVAWEAKDPILRLRRYLEAEGIADEAFFASVEKEDEALGKRVRDAVRTMPNPDDMAMFEHVYADGHALVDEERAQFAAYQAAFAEEN
- a CDS encoding dihydrolipoamide acetyltransferase family protein, with the protein product MTATDQRFREFKMPDVGEGLTEAEILKWYVTEGDTVTDGQVVCEVETAKAAVELPIPYDGVVHELRFGEGTTVDVGTVIIAVDTDPGAGPAEAPAAAPEAAEQAAEGGEEGRKAVLVGYGAAPSSTKRRARKAQPGTAAANGAQAAVQAELNGRAVPEPAAAPVSRETPAATAATEPAAAGRPLAKPPVRKLAKDLGIDLASVVPSGPDGIITREDVHAAAAPAPAAVPEFDVAPAPAAPAPAPEAVTAARETRVPIKGVRKATAQAMVHSAFTAPHVTEFITVDVTRTMKLVQELKQDPDMAGVRVNPLLLVAKAFLVAIRRHPEINASWDEENQEIVRKDYVNLGIAAATPRGLIVPNIKDAGAKTLPQLAESLGELVATAREGRTSPADMAGGTVTITNVGVFGVDTGTPILNPGESAILAFGAVKEQPWVHKGKVKPRQVTTLALSFDHRLVDGELGSKVLADTAAVLERPKRLITWA
- a CDS encoding NUDIX hydrolase gives rise to the protein MTDTQITADATADAVPPLQSVAWLHIRDGRLLSVRTRGNDTFYLPGGKYEPGETAAEALSRELAEEIGVTLAPGDLTEAFTVHDVAHGRAGRRLHMTCFTGGPATVDPVPGREIAEVAWHNAEDFEVCAPAFRQVVRRLTEAGRL
- a CDS encoding class I SAM-dependent methyltransferase, giving the protein MSVKKNLTADRTALAHKVRYALGHPGRIPPYVRRAARDRWLALHHPDHVSYYRAVMASDTRRDPEAAVGSRSHGRWLALGRMQFDYLREHGLTRQSRMLDIGCGNLRAGWRFIEYLDAGNYYGIDISPDILIAAKRTLTDRGLQAKLPHLTLTGDLTLDFLPDAHFDVVHAHSVFSHSPVEVIDECLAHVGRVLAPGGFFDFTFDRTTGAEHQVLREDFYYRTETLVGLAARHGLTAHFMDDWEARGHGQSKLRVTAG